The Streptomyces armeniacus genomic interval GTCCTCCTGAAGTTCCGCACCCTGCTGCCGTCCGACGAGCACGAATCGTCCACCCGGTGGAACGTCGCGGGCGACGGGCGGATGAGCGCCGTAGGGAGGTTCCTGCGGCGTACGTCCCTGGACGAGCTGCCGCAGCTGTGGAACGTCCTGCGCGGCGACATGAGCCTCGTCGGGCCCCGCCCCGAACGCCCCTTCTTCGTCCAGAAGTTCAGCCAGGCGCACGCCGGATACGCCGCCCGGCACCGCGTGCCGACCGGCATCACCGGGCTGGCCCAGGTGAACGGGCTGCGCGGCGACACCTCCATCGAGGACCGTGCGCGGTTCGACAACCACTACATCGAGACCTGGTCGCTCTGGCAGGACATCCGCATCCTGCTCCGTACGGTGAGCACGCTGTTCCGCTCCGAGGGCGGCTGACGGTGGCCGCCGAGCTGACGTCCGGGCCGGCCGCGGGGCCGGTGGCACGTGCGCTGTGTGCGGGCCGTACGGTGCACACCGTACGGCCCGCACACAGCGCTGACGGGCTGCACCGTACGGTGGCGGATTACGCACCTGTGCTGCCCGTCGTGGCGACCGTACTGCTGCTGTGCGTGCCCGCCGGAGGGTCCGGTCCGGACGGCGGGGCCACCGCGCGGATCACTCCGGCCGACGCTGCCTCCGCCGTCCTCGTCCTGTGGTGCGCCGTGACCGTCCTGCGCAGCGGGCGGCGGTCGCTCACACCGGCCGCGGCGGCCGTACTCGCCGCCCCCGCCCTCGCGTTCGGGCTGGCGGCGGTCACCTCGGCCGACCCGTACGGCAGCCTGCCCGGGTTCTGCCGCTACGTGCAGGTCTTCGTCCTGCTGCCCGTCTCGCTCGTCCTGCTGCTCCGCTCCCGGCGCGACTTCCGGCTGGTGGCGTACGCGGTGCTGGCGCTGGCACTGGTGCAGGGCGCGATCGGCGTGCACCAGTACGCGACGGGTACCGGCGCCTCGTACATGGGCCGGACGGTGCGGGCGGTGGGCACGTTCGGCGCGCTCGACGTGATGGGGATGTCCACGGTCGTCGCGTACGGGCTGGTGACGGCGCTCGCCTTCGCGCTCGCGCCGCCCGCGGGCGCGCCGCGCTGGTTCCGGGGCGGCGCGCTGTGCTGCGCAGGCGCGCTGCTGGTGCCGCTGGCCGTGTCGTTCAGCAGGGGAGCGTGGATCGCCACCGGGCTGGCCGCTCTCGTGATGCTGTTCCTGACCGGTCTGCGTCTTGCGCTGCGCGTGCTCGCCGTGCTGC includes:
- a CDS encoding O-antigen ligase family protein, which translates into the protein MADYAPVLPVVATVLLLCVPAGGSGPDGGATARITPADAASAVLVLWCAVTVLRSGRRSLTPAAAAVLAAPALAFGLAAVTSADPYGSLPGFCRYVQVFVLLPVSLVLLLRSRRDFRLVAYAVLALALVQGAIGVHQYATGTGASYMGRTVRAVGTFGALDVMGMSTVVAYGLVTALAFALAPPAGAPRWFRGGALCCAGALLVPLAVSFSRGAWIATGLAALVMLFLTGLRLALRVLAVLLATAVVLVGGAGVGSELIGARLSSITQVTGAPDRSVTDRYAMWDAAASMWRDAPATGVGLKGFPVHRDGHASLGLSSGSDTEGAGADFRREPLLSPHNMYLLLLSEQGLAGLTLVAGSWAALLACGVRRLARTGRTGRTGRTGRTARTARAGRTVSAGRTAHGRGCGLAAVGLLVWQCVDFLYADIGGPSTVLTGVLLGLAAWWAFAPAATAPAAASADRAGAP